From a single Apium graveolens cultivar Ventura chromosome 2, ASM990537v1, whole genome shotgun sequence genomic region:
- the LOC141707928 gene encoding putative serine/threonine-protein kinase SIS8 isoform X2 — MKDLRDEVGPSEQRPSSTNGWPADFIEKFGSASLHSKEETSSGKEIINNNAYDDYSSHTASQILWSTGMLSEPIPDGFYSVIHEKRLKDHFDYIPSLDELSALELDGLRADIILVDSEKDKKLSMLKQLIVTLAKGLSSNPAAMIKKIAGLVSDVHKRPNVDPSPAKSAFEETSHMSANRGVQMLGQIKNGSCRPRAILFKVLADAVGLESRLMVGFPNEGASECVDSYKHMSVLVVLNSVELLVDLMRFPGQLIPRSTKAIFMTHVSAAGESDSAENDSCDSPLEPNSPLYGSSDRLDPESTDKDDCPQYQRSLEASLNAPGPSLRSMMLRSTSIDRNLSLSHSESNIASTFWRRSRKKVIAETRTASSSPEHPLFRARGRSMLSGDRKSFRDYSDDIVTSRSEGASTSETRRLRRRSISITPEIGDDIVRAVRAMNETLKQDRLLRQQAVDRTYPHLLDGINSGEDLHRSVSVFHLDGRNELSAGNSNQYAFPKEHFISQKAISLPSSPHEYRSQALGRSGTDDEMISTWNKILKSPMFQNKPLLPFHEWNIDYSEITVGTRVGIGFFGEVFRGIWNGTDVAIKVFLEQDLTAENMEDFCNEITILSRLRHPNVILFLGACTKPPHLSMVTEYMEMGSLYYLIHLSGQKKKLSWRRRLKMLRDICRGLMCIHRMKIVHRDIKSANCLVNKHWTVKICDFGLSRMMVDAHMTDSSSAGTPEWMAPELFRNEPFNEKCDIFSLGVIMWELSTLSRPWHGTPPERVVYTVAHEGSRLEIPEGPLGGLIADCWAEPHERPSCEDILTRLLDCEYSLS; from the exons ATGAAAGACTTAAGAGATGAAGTTGGGCCCTCGGAGCAACGACCGTCTAGTACTAATGGCTGGCCTGCAGACTTCATCGAAAAGTTTGGCTCAGCTTCTTTGCACTCAAAAGAAGAAACTTCAAGTGGCAAAGAAATAATAAATAACAATGCATATGATGATTATTCATCTCATACAGCATCACAGATCCTATGGAGTACTGGAATGCTTTCAGAACCTATTCCGGATGGTTTCTACTCTGTCATTCAT GAGAAGAGACTTAAAGATCATTTTGACTATATTCCTTCTCTGGATGAGCTCTCTGCTCTTGAGCTTGATGGCTTAAGAGCTGATATCATTCTTGTAGATTCAGAAAAAGATAAGAAGCTTTCTATGCTAAAGCAATTAATCGTGACATTGGCTAAAGGTTTAAGCTCAAATCCTGCAGCGATGATAAAAAAGATTGCAGGATTA GTATCTGATGTTCATAAAAGACCAAATGTGGACCCAAGCCcggcaaaatctgcatttgaggAAACCTCTCACATGTCTGCTAATCGAGGGGTGCAGATGCTGGGACAAATAAAAAATGGTTCATGCCGTCCTCGAGCAATCTTATTCAAAGTTCTTGCGGATGCTGTAGGACTTGAAAGTAGGCTAATGGTG GGCTTTCCTAATGAAGGAGCGTCTGAGTGTGTGGACTCGTATAAGCACATGTCTGTGCTAGTTGTCCTCAATTCTGTAGAACTACTGGTAGATCTTATGCGTTTCCCGGGACAATTGATACCCCGATCTACCAAAGCAATTTTTATGACTCATGTATCTGCAGCTGGAGAAAGTGATTCTGCTGAAAATGATTCCTGTGATTCACCACTAGAACCAAATAGTCCACTCTACGGGAGTTCAGACAGACTTGATCCTGAGAG TACTGATAAAGATGACTGCCCACAATACCAACGGAGCCTGGAAGCATCTCTAAATGCTCCAGGGCCTTCTTTGAGGAGTATGATGTTGCGTTCTACCTCTATTGACAGAAACTTGAG TTTATCACATAGTGAATCCAATATTGCATCCACATTTTGGCGAAGAAGCCGGAAAAAGGTTATTGCCGAAACAAGGACTGCAAGTTCAAG CCCGGAGCATCCTTTGTTTCGAGCACGTGGGCGCTCTATGCTTAGTGGTGACCGCAAATCATTTAGAGACTATTCTGATGATATTGTTACATCCAG GTCAGAAGGAGCTTCTACATCAGAAACCCGTAGACTAAGAAGAAGAAGCATTAGTATTACACCTGAGATTGGGGATGACATCGTAAG GGCCGTTAGAGCAATGAATGAAACATTGAAACAAGATCGCCTCTTGAGACAACAAGCGGTTGATAGGACATACCCTCACTTGTTGGATGGCATAAATAGCGGTGAAGATCTTCATAGGAGT GTATCTGTTTTTCACCTTGATGGTCGCAATGAACTATCTGCCGGGAATTCGAATCAGTATGCTTTCCCCAAGGAGCATTTTATTTCGCAGAAGGCGATATCATTACCTTCATCTCCTCATGAATATAGAAGCCAGGCTTTGGGAAGAAGTGGGACGGATGATGAAATGATCTCTACATGGAACAAAATTCTGAAATCACCTATGTTCCAGAATAAGCCTCTGTTACCTTTCCATGAATGGAATATTGATTATTCAGAAATTACTGTTGGAACACGTGTTGGAATCG GATTTTTCGGAGAGGTTTTCCGTGGCATTTGGAATGGAACAGATGTTGCAATTAAAGTATTTTTAGAACAAGATCTTACTGCTGAAAACATGGAAGATTTTTGTAATGAAATAACCATCCTGAG TCGACTTCGACATCCTAACG TTATATTGTTTCTTGGTGCGTGCACGAAGCCTCCACACCTGTCGATGGTTACGGAATACATGGAAATGGGATCATTATATTACTTGATCCATTTGAGTGGTCAGAAGAAGAAACTCAGCTGGAGGAGAAGGCTTAAAATGTTGCGTGATATATGCAG AGGGCTGATGTGTATACACCGGATGAAGATAGTTCATCGTGATATAAAAAGTGCAAATTGCCTTGTGAATAAACATTGGACAGTCAAGATCTGTGATTTTGGTCTTTCAAGAATGATGGTAGACGCACACATGACTGACTCCTCGTCAGCAGGGACTCCAGAGTGGATGGCTCCAGAACTTTTCCGAAATGAACCCTTCAACGAGAAATGTGATATTTTTAGCCTTGGGGTAATAATGTGGGAGTTGTCAACACTAAGTAGGCCATGGCATGGTACACCTCCTGAGAGG GTTGTTTATACTGTTGCACATGAGGGCTCACGACTAGAAATCCCTGAAGGTCCACTTGGAGGGCTAATAGCAG ATTGCTGGGCAGAACCGCATGAAAGACCAAGCTGTGAGGATATTCTCACCCGTTTGCTAGACTGCGAGTACTCACTCAGCTAA
- the LOC141707928 gene encoding putative serine/threonine-protein kinase SIS8 isoform X1: MKDLRDEVGPSEQRPSSTNGWPADFIEKFGSASLHSKEETSSGKEIINNNAYDDYSSHTASQILWSTGMLSEPIPDGFYSVIHEKRLKDHFDYIPSLDELSALELDGLRADIILVDSEKDKKLSMLKQLIVTLAKGLSSNPAAMIKKIAGLVSDVHKRPNVDPSPAKSAFEETSHMSANRGVQMLGQIKNGSCRPRAILFKVLADAVGLESRLMVGFPNEGASECVDSYKHMSVLVVLNSVELLVDLMRFPGQLIPRSTKAIFMTHVSAAGESDSAENDSCDSPLEPNSPLYGSSDRLDPESTDKDDCPQYQRSLEASLNAPGPSLRSMMLRSTSIDRNLSLSHSESNIASTFWRRSRKKVIAETRTASSSPEHPLFRARGRSMLSGDRKSFRDYSDDIVTSSCRSEGASTSETRRLRRRSISITPEIGDDIVRAVRAMNETLKQDRLLRQQAVDRTYPHLLDGINSGEDLHRSVSVFHLDGRNELSAGNSNQYAFPKEHFISQKAISLPSSPHEYRSQALGRSGTDDEMISTWNKILKSPMFQNKPLLPFHEWNIDYSEITVGTRVGIGFFGEVFRGIWNGTDVAIKVFLEQDLTAENMEDFCNEITILSRLRHPNVILFLGACTKPPHLSMVTEYMEMGSLYYLIHLSGQKKKLSWRRRLKMLRDICRGLMCIHRMKIVHRDIKSANCLVNKHWTVKICDFGLSRMMVDAHMTDSSSAGTPEWMAPELFRNEPFNEKCDIFSLGVIMWELSTLSRPWHGTPPERVVYTVAHEGSRLEIPEGPLGGLIADCWAEPHERPSCEDILTRLLDCEYSLS; the protein is encoded by the exons ATGAAAGACTTAAGAGATGAAGTTGGGCCCTCGGAGCAACGACCGTCTAGTACTAATGGCTGGCCTGCAGACTTCATCGAAAAGTTTGGCTCAGCTTCTTTGCACTCAAAAGAAGAAACTTCAAGTGGCAAAGAAATAATAAATAACAATGCATATGATGATTATTCATCTCATACAGCATCACAGATCCTATGGAGTACTGGAATGCTTTCAGAACCTATTCCGGATGGTTTCTACTCTGTCATTCAT GAGAAGAGACTTAAAGATCATTTTGACTATATTCCTTCTCTGGATGAGCTCTCTGCTCTTGAGCTTGATGGCTTAAGAGCTGATATCATTCTTGTAGATTCAGAAAAAGATAAGAAGCTTTCTATGCTAAAGCAATTAATCGTGACATTGGCTAAAGGTTTAAGCTCAAATCCTGCAGCGATGATAAAAAAGATTGCAGGATTA GTATCTGATGTTCATAAAAGACCAAATGTGGACCCAAGCCcggcaaaatctgcatttgaggAAACCTCTCACATGTCTGCTAATCGAGGGGTGCAGATGCTGGGACAAATAAAAAATGGTTCATGCCGTCCTCGAGCAATCTTATTCAAAGTTCTTGCGGATGCTGTAGGACTTGAAAGTAGGCTAATGGTG GGCTTTCCTAATGAAGGAGCGTCTGAGTGTGTGGACTCGTATAAGCACATGTCTGTGCTAGTTGTCCTCAATTCTGTAGAACTACTGGTAGATCTTATGCGTTTCCCGGGACAATTGATACCCCGATCTACCAAAGCAATTTTTATGACTCATGTATCTGCAGCTGGAGAAAGTGATTCTGCTGAAAATGATTCCTGTGATTCACCACTAGAACCAAATAGTCCACTCTACGGGAGTTCAGACAGACTTGATCCTGAGAG TACTGATAAAGATGACTGCCCACAATACCAACGGAGCCTGGAAGCATCTCTAAATGCTCCAGGGCCTTCTTTGAGGAGTATGATGTTGCGTTCTACCTCTATTGACAGAAACTTGAG TTTATCACATAGTGAATCCAATATTGCATCCACATTTTGGCGAAGAAGCCGGAAAAAGGTTATTGCCGAAACAAGGACTGCAAGTTCAAG CCCGGAGCATCCTTTGTTTCGAGCACGTGGGCGCTCTATGCTTAGTGGTGACCGCAAATCATTTAGAGACTATTCTGATGATATTGTTACATCCAG CTGCAGGTCAGAAGGAGCTTCTACATCAGAAACCCGTAGACTAAGAAGAAGAAGCATTAGTATTACACCTGAGATTGGGGATGACATCGTAAG GGCCGTTAGAGCAATGAATGAAACATTGAAACAAGATCGCCTCTTGAGACAACAAGCGGTTGATAGGACATACCCTCACTTGTTGGATGGCATAAATAGCGGTGAAGATCTTCATAGGAGT GTATCTGTTTTTCACCTTGATGGTCGCAATGAACTATCTGCCGGGAATTCGAATCAGTATGCTTTCCCCAAGGAGCATTTTATTTCGCAGAAGGCGATATCATTACCTTCATCTCCTCATGAATATAGAAGCCAGGCTTTGGGAAGAAGTGGGACGGATGATGAAATGATCTCTACATGGAACAAAATTCTGAAATCACCTATGTTCCAGAATAAGCCTCTGTTACCTTTCCATGAATGGAATATTGATTATTCAGAAATTACTGTTGGAACACGTGTTGGAATCG GATTTTTCGGAGAGGTTTTCCGTGGCATTTGGAATGGAACAGATGTTGCAATTAAAGTATTTTTAGAACAAGATCTTACTGCTGAAAACATGGAAGATTTTTGTAATGAAATAACCATCCTGAG TCGACTTCGACATCCTAACG TTATATTGTTTCTTGGTGCGTGCACGAAGCCTCCACACCTGTCGATGGTTACGGAATACATGGAAATGGGATCATTATATTACTTGATCCATTTGAGTGGTCAGAAGAAGAAACTCAGCTGGAGGAGAAGGCTTAAAATGTTGCGTGATATATGCAG AGGGCTGATGTGTATACACCGGATGAAGATAGTTCATCGTGATATAAAAAGTGCAAATTGCCTTGTGAATAAACATTGGACAGTCAAGATCTGTGATTTTGGTCTTTCAAGAATGATGGTAGACGCACACATGACTGACTCCTCGTCAGCAGGGACTCCAGAGTGGATGGCTCCAGAACTTTTCCGAAATGAACCCTTCAACGAGAAATGTGATATTTTTAGCCTTGGGGTAATAATGTGGGAGTTGTCAACACTAAGTAGGCCATGGCATGGTACACCTCCTGAGAGG GTTGTTTATACTGTTGCACATGAGGGCTCACGACTAGAAATCCCTGAAGGTCCACTTGGAGGGCTAATAGCAG ATTGCTGGGCAGAACCGCATGAAAGACCAAGCTGTGAGGATATTCTCACCCGTTTGCTAGACTGCGAGTACTCACTCAGCTAA